The following is a genomic window from Tripterygium wilfordii isolate XIE 37 chromosome 19, ASM1340144v1, whole genome shotgun sequence.
AAAAATTTCAGGACAACAAAACCTTATAGGTCACATCTGGTTGTTTTAAACAAGGTTTAAAgacaatcaaaaaaaattaatacccAAATTTAAGCACAAAAGACAAAGCGTAGTGCATTAAGCAAATTTCTATGACTATGTCAACAACTCAAATAATGTCATAGACGGTTAAAGTAACCATAAATTTCCAATCATGCCGAGCAAGACAATtaactaggaaaaaaaaaacaaaatttaatgacAAACCGAATCAAATCAGATGAGAACCAAAACTTTAACTAATTCAAAACGCAATTATAAATAACTAATTTCAGCAATTGTTTGAAATCAATAAACCCAAAAGCTTAAACAATTAACTAGAAGCATCTGGCTCTTACAAGAGACCTTAGAATTACTCATAACTATGtacccaaaaataaataaataaatactcgAAACTGATAAGAGGTTAGTTAATAATACATGAATCTTATCTTTGattctctatttatttatttttaatgctCAAACAAACACATGCAATCATGATCCTATGGCTACCCAATACTAAAGTTACGCCAAAGGATAGCTAAACCTGGCGGCTTCGATATCATTAAATTGTCACGCCTCCAACCCGAAGGTCAAAGACATAACAACGCCACGCGCTCATGGGTAACCCCAAGTGCATGCAAGGCTAACAAGTAGCTCTTAACCTAAACTCTAAATGTTCTAATGAAATTAACACAAAACTCGCTATAAGAAAATTGAAACGAACTCTATTAGATAAACTTAAAACAATCACCATTTGTGAATATTTGGACACTTATTCAATTCACCTATTTCAACAATTccttagaaagaaaaaaaaatcaactaagTTCTTGacacaagaaaataataaaaataaaaaaaattgacttcGATCTCCCTCTCCGTGCACCCCATGCTCAAGCATCTTCATctgaaaacaatgaaaacaaaaactatatGCTGCGAGCCCGTAAGTAGACAactcataaataaaaaaaaacatttgaaaacaataaaactGTGAACATTCTACTACACCAAAACTTTATCCTCCATGACCATGTACATTCCTTGTTACAGTCACACAATAATCTCAGTCACAGTACCCTCAATTAACCCCCAGAGGAACAGGTCAATGCACTCAGTTTAGCCCTCTGAGTAACGGGTCAATTCTCACAAGCCAATAGAGACATAAACAGTACACGCTAGACTCCACTATCAATTGACTAAACAAAAGAGACAACAATTATCTTGATCTGAAGAGGTATGACTGTGTTTTAACCATGATGAATATAATGCTACGAATGACCAGATTAAGTTAAAATAAGTAAAGCAAGAACGTCGTCAATTTTGATCCCCAAGTTACTAGCACAACCAATCAGATACTCAGATTAACTTGTTTCCCCCACTGCATTGTATAAGAACCATATGTTTAGCCATTCACCACCTCTATCCGCATAAGCTTTTTGAATAACCAAGTCCCAATGTTAACACAAAAATCATTAAGTTACTTTAATTGATTTCAAAAAGTCAAGAAGGAAAAGTACCCACCGTATATACTATTCTATAACACAAAAACAAACTAAATAAAAACTTGAATTATTAACTAAGTGACATATACCCCAATCTTCATTGAAACCCAACTAGATTGAAATTGATTAAAGACTACTACATGTACAGGTACACCAAAAATCAATCTATCACTCACTACAAATAAGCATATAGTAAAATTCGATTCCATCAGTATCTGATTCACCAAACTATCAATtgcaatcatcaaagaaaatctTTGAAATCATTCAACCAAAAACCCATCAACTATTCTTTTCAAACTCCTCATCAAAACCATATTCGTTTAAATTTTCTCGTCCTTTAAACCGCAAGGGGATTCGTCTACTTACCCTTTTTGCTTGGACGAAGATGAAATATAGCCTAAGATTGCTTTCCTCCCAAAGAGCACAATTCTTCCctccttctctttctctgcCGCCCCTCTCTTGcttccccttttcttttcttttgcttttctttttttttaatgaaaacctAGCATTTTATAAGATGTGGGCCTATATAAAAAAATTGGGCTATTATGATTAAAGGTTTCAAGGGCCCATCTTGGTTTAGGGTCCTTTCATCTAGGTCGGTCGGAGGCTTTCAACTATAAAGTTTGCTAGAACTTGAGCTTTGATTGCTTGGATTGGCTGGTATTGGATATCaaatttgctcaactctacGGATTATTTGATCAGCCTTCTTGATGTATCAGGCTTTCAATTAGTTCTTCAAAGGTTGATCAGTGAGGATTATGATAGTGTGAGTTTGGAAGTAACGCTTCAACTTTTAAGTTGATGTGACTAGAGTAAGGGCCATTTTTTCTGCCTCGATATAATTGGTCTCTGCATCTATCATAACCTTGCTAACATAATATATTGGTTTTTGCACCTTGTCCTCTTCTCGGATAAGGACAGTGCTCACTGCTTGCTCTGATGTTGCAAGATACAAATATAACATTTCTCCTTCTTGTGGACATGTCAATAATGAAGGTTGACCTAGTTCTTCAAACTTTCAAATGCCTTCTGGCACTCTTTGGTCCATTAAAACTCTTTTACTTTTCTCAATGCCTGGAAGCAGGGCCTGCATTTATCATCTAAAAGAGCTAGAAATCTCTCGAGTTCTACTACTCGGCCTGTTAGTCTATCTACTTCTTTGCATTCCTCGAATGCACCATTTGGAGTATGACCTCAACTTTTTTTAGATTAGCACCAATTCCATGCCTGTGACAAGGACTTCGAGGAACTTTCCAAAGCTTACTTCAAATGCGTATTTGTCTAGGTTGAGCTTTATCTAAAATTTTACTAGGGTATCAAACACCTTTTGTAGATCAATAGGGTGGTCTTATGCCTTTCTACTCTTTACTACCTTGTCATCTACATATGCTTCTACTGTCTTACCAATTTGATTAGTGAGGACATGGTTGACCAACCGTTGATGTCTTTAGCAGAGGATATACTAGTTAGTTAGTCTTCAGTAGTGGATAGCTATCTTTTGGGTATGCTTTATTTAGATTGGTAAAATCAACGCAAATACGCCACTTCCCATTAACCTTCCTAATCATAACAACATTGGCCAGCCAGTCTGGGTACTGTACTTCTTGGATGAACCCAACATCTAGCAGTTTCTTCACCTTGTCCTTGATAGCATTTTATCTATCTAAGACAAAGttccttttcttctattttataGGCTTGGCGTTTGGTTTGATACTAAGTCTATGCGAGATTACTTCCTCACTAATCCCTGGAATCTCATCTGCACTCCACACGAAATTAGCAATATTAGAGAGGAGGAGCTGAGTTACCTCATTTGAAAGATCTTTTTCCAATTGAGATTTGAGTAATAGTTTCCTCTGAGTGCCTTTATCAACAATAGTGGGGACAAGCTCATCTGTTTGAGTGGGTTTGAGGACATTCTCCTCTTATAGGACATCTAGGCTTGCTACCGAGATGGAGGCCTTCTTTTTGTCCTTTAGGTTGGTATATTACACCATCCGAGCtagcttgttttgtttttcaaaaagtGAACTTTAATTGTTAAAAAAGTCTTTTGGCCCAAATATTTTTACAATGCATTAAAAATCGGtctatttttgtcaaattaaaaGTTTAACCAAATTAACAATTTATTAGAGTTGAGTTTGACCAGCGTGTTTGACTAGATAAATAATTGGGCTTACAACCCAGTTGACCAATACAGCCAGTTATATACTTAGATTATTGAAAAAACTATTTTAGACAATTTAATAACCGAGTATACACCAGTATATTTTTTAGGAGATCGAGGAGACGCTATTGATGTGTAAATTGATTTTGTACTGCTATCAAGGTTGGAATTTCGTATTGATTGGCTTCTAGTGCCCGTTACTTCTTAttctaaaaaatttatgtgaatATTATTTCCTCACTTGTCAAGTACTTGATTCCTCATTTTGTTGTATCTCTTCATGATCTTTATTCATTTATTCACAGTAGTTCGCTCttgttgaaaatttttttttacatgtagTCAAACATTTACTAATTTTGAAAATGGATCAGTAAAATTTCTACAtaaaattgttttttaatttatttttaatttttttgtcaatttaaatagaaaattatttaaagggatttaaatcaaataaaagtGATTGGGTTTGATTAAAAAATTTCATAGAGCCAtgcataatatttttaaaaaataaattatttttgaatCGTTACGGGTGCATGagaaatttattgaaaatttatgCATCATAAATGATGGTTGGTTAATGACTGGTTGACTTGGATGGATATTGATCACGGAGTTGGTTGGGATTGTTGTagcattgttgttgttgttgctgctggcTGTTTGCGGTGATTGTGCTAGCTACACACCACTATGATACGTGATCACCATATGAGGTTATATCCCCTTTGTTGTTATTCAGGTGATGATGAGGGGGATTTGAGTGCCTTAGCCTTTGATAAGTATTTTCGAATTGTTGTGTGATGTTGATTAGTTGTTGGATAGTTGCTGGTGTCATAGCCTCCAATGAGTGTTTCCCAACTACTGTGCGCACAGGTTGTGAACTTGGTgcgtgtgcatatatatatatgcatgcttATGTATATGCATTGTTGGTAGTTATTGCGACATGCTTCGATATAAAATCATGTCTTAATGCAATTGAAGTAACGATAGAATTGAGAAAACCACAATCTTAAAAGGTTCAAAAATCTTTAGTTTAAAGAACCAGCCATAATCCTGAACCCAACTCCTTTTCTATTCTTTCCAAAAATTAAGAATTTGCTCAATTATAATATaacaagagaaattttatttattttttaaaaagaggcCAGGATGCCTAATAATAGATAATCAGAGCCTTGAAGTGCTAGTTCTGCTGGTATCTTCAAATATGTTGTGACCTAAAGTAGCGAATGCTAGCAGTTCATGGTTACGTTCAAAAACCGCCATCTCTTCTTTAGTCAAGTACATTATAGCTTCAAtcccatttccctctctcatatCGTTTAAGATTACGAGATTAGACATATTCAGATTGATGACATTAATCCATACTGGCTTTCCCCATCCAAAATCAGCTTCATACACCGACATTCCACACGACGTAGTCACATAAAAATAGTGTGCGCCCGCCTTACTTACCAAATCCATCATCTCTGAGTTTGTTTCCCCAAAAATATTTTGGCCTTGCTCGAACTTAAATTCTTGCATCCGTTTCCTAAGAAGGGCAACTATCGATTGCAATTCCAAATCGTTTTTGTCCTCAACTTTCATGAGGGTCACCAGCGACGCTAAAAGATTGCCAACTGCATGTTTTGGCAACGGGGGAGAAAATCTCCGCCGCAAGTTTACAGCGCGAGTACACATATAATTACTTGAATCTCCGCTGAGCAATTTTGATGTTGTTATTAGACATTTCCAAAGTAGTGCCACCACCACATCTGTTCTAGTCGGGCGTTGCACGTTTGTACTGGCGCAATTTGTTTTGAGTGCTTCAATACTTGAAGGACTGAAAACAAACCTTCTTGCGACGCACTTTTCCCTAGGAAAATCGAAAGTAGGCAAAATGCAATCCTGTGGAGGAAAAAGAGATGATGCGATGGTTAAGTCCGGAAGCACACCGTCGTCTGAGTCTCGAGCTATGGCAGCCCATTTCTCGACGAATGTATAATAAGAGCCCGCATCCACAATTTTATGCGTAACGCATATCGCAATTGCCATCCCGCCACATTCAAATACATTGGCTTGAACAGTCACCAAAAAATCCTCGGTCGTTACCAAGGTTCTAGGATCCACCGAGAATAGTTTCTCAAGTTGGGAAATGTCTAGTTGTTCAAGAACGTCGGATAAAGAACAATTGACTCGAGCCTCCACAAACTCGGCTCCTTGATCATTGCATTCAATAGAGGTCTGGTCTATAAATTTTCCTGCGAAGTGGTAGTACTGAGTGAGAGCTTCCGATAAGGATATCTTCAAACGCTGCATACGTTGTAGTAACATGTTTTCCACCACATGAACATTGCTTGACGAGTAGAAGAAAACCACCGGAGCGTAGCTTGTCACTTGGACTTGATCAAGAAGAGagagtttgaaaattttaaggttAGGAGGAGTAGGAGAGGATGGTTTGATGATCTCTCTTCGAGTAATGGAGACCTTCATCATTGTAAAAGCCATGAATAGGATTCGATTTGAATGAATTAGGACATGTACGTATATATTAGGCTCTTGGTTTGTAGGTGAGTGTGTCTGTGGTCAAGAAAGAGGTTTTGCTCTCCTTGTGGACAAGAACGCAAAACGTGAGTGGGTGCGTGTCTTTGGTCAAAAAATGGGTGCTGCTCTCGTTCTGCAAAACCCGTGAGTGGGTGAATGGTGGGCCGTATCTAGTTTTGCAGAACCACAGAAAAATCAACAGAGTGTTTtagttataaatttataatggtGCCAGAGTAActtttttatatgaattaaaatgtTCTTGTTGTAGTAGGAGTGAGACTTCTCTCATTGTCTTTCATGAGGATTTTGGGATATAGCTTATCCGTATTCGTCTCCAAAGGGAGTCGGATTCTATCAAGAGTTGGTGTACTATTGTGACATTAATTCATTAAAATTGTGCTTACCTCGATCGGATAAGTGTAACCTACTAATGTAatatttctcgcaagtgcacaagtgTACTAATAGCACAGTATATGCAAGTAACAAAGTCGATCCCACAGAGACTAGTTAATTCAGTTATTGTACCTAACTTATTGTATGAATGAGAATTGACGAAGAATGAGAATGTGAATGATATAATTGGACTAACTAACAAGGAatgaaaattcagatttttggaGTATCAgtatgagaagaacactagggcaataaTTTCATCTAGTAAtcatatcacaagcattcaattaacaaacgcACAATTATCATTCTGATTCaatggttgattctttcttaaacatgctggttcgttcgttcacggtgccaacaaatattattaacaatggattaatcttgTTCGGTTCGTAGTTCTTAACCCAAAattaacaactcattacgatctaaataattataacaaccaatcaatcccctaaaccttgttcatgtcagtcgacaattgatttccttaattccagTTCCGCTATAacatgtgaattcggttcgttccttagtcctaactagatgaatctaattgcattcaattggtggtcaatcaatcaaacaagcaaTATATTATAAGCttggaaattaaagacaagaatcatgaatcaaaattatgcattcaaatgattgaaatacttgcaacaaTCATACTAgactacatcaagccctagcaaagaggtttagttacaacccatcatccaagggacaaaaacaaaatcaaaaagagaattcatagaaagaagatgaagaaacccccttgagattgatggaattgttgttgggtagtgatgtgccaaatatatacatacatttgcacattctttacacataagttcatcccattttgagttgattaagagttaatattgcctaagaaagttatatgtgcatattgtaggtgtcaaggcaagaaaggaaggaaaagagtgcaaaatgaagatttttaccccagaaccgatttccgatcgatcggagccattcccgatcgatcggacctgccaaaacactaaaaaactcgtggagacagattgtatttccgatcgatcggacactgttccgctcgatcggaggtactattcacagcacgcacagtttcgcgaaaaagttccgaattcacttgtttttaagccaaaacgaccccagcttgttttgaaaacgacataagagtttggggaagtataaaagggcaaaaaaatagggttttggggagttcttggatggtttttcattctaccaccattggagagcttggagccaccattggagcttggagaagaagagggtctacaaggggattttctctctccttttctatcctagtttctatggttgatttcccttgtttaatgatgtattttgctttcatgagtggctagatttcttactagggacttaatgtaaccaaaccttgaagattcaataaacttggtttccttatttcttgatttctctctctctcttgattgtctatgggtgtgattaatgcttttgaatgtttggccatcattcaattgatttgttgcctagattgagaccggaaggagatatctagggtttgcctcaagccatagatgacatagggtgtatgaaccataggaatataggtttgtgacttatgcaattactaaatgatttccatagttcttaatgggtttttgatatattaatccgattgttaggaataacagggatttatgttgaaaatatgtttgatgtatctaggaatagaacattgaataggttgggaaatcgattgtcattatagagagaggaattagggattaagggaccaagggaattgaattggataggtgaggtgatgttaagtaccttagtgctttccatccttgatttcatacttgtgtttgatttgtctttgttcttttgctttagtttagtttaaaaacaaaatcaatctggAATCCGTTTCctcaatttgcatagttgttactagtttgacattgatcttgattgccaacacatccctagtggaaacgataatttactcatctctttattacttgtgcgatttgtgcgcttgcaattaaatccatataagGTAGGAAGCctttgatggatcgtacttaacacaagagggggggtgaattgtgtccccaaattccgataggaatctctttttataatttaaaaggaaatcaatgtcaattaacaattagcacacaaatttgaactctaatgattatcctaatcaacattcatttcaatgcaagatgtgatacaatatggtgaatgatcaattatcaaataatcaaggaattgcaaaaacagattttttttcaaacaacacactgcgcacagattttacaactcaaatttcacctagcaaatcaagtcagaattcaattgaaatttggtatgcagtatcataacaccctaatgaatactatatcaaaaattcagattaaaattcaaagtttagctatgtgaacagtgcacggacagactagtggttaagaaaattctgcaatcaaaacacttaatcaatcaacaagcaagcaatgcaatcaagaaagtccacacagcaatttatagtagttcggagactcttctcctacatctactacctaggttcaccaacctaggattttccaacctccactaaggatgtggttttctcaagagctccacaaaactcacaagggtttttaggtcacccttaaaactgaagatttcaagataatcttcaaactttacaaccaagggtttcaagcactcccttaaactcaacctcaacaaggtttttgcccaatgaagggacttttacaagtgttcggtataaatggttcactcaaggtttgcactaagcaaatggggttgaggaacactcaagaatcacaatatcacctcacgggttggatagaaaatgaagaataatgaggattttcgaatctgaaaataagaagccaaatgagatgcactccctctttgcaaaagcaaaatagtgaggaagcctttagagtggcttgggtagaagattggattcaatggcacaaactagcttgaaagttttgagagcaagaatttcttcaatgtaattttggcttctccaagttggaatgaggaagaacccctctttataatttaccaagctcttgtgatttccaccattggatctttttctatcttcaaatctcgaccttcaattacatgtgcaaatcttggccattgaatgaatagatcattaaatcttgaccttacaatatgtagccgttgcacttgcattattttccaagtctagctttccaagatttgagttgtcatgtgcacttgcagccatctttgacaatttgatcatacttgcaccaaatcttgaccttggtatctccaacaattttgtcatctttgaccatttgatcaaacttacaccaaatcttggccttggtatctccaatgatttcctacaaaatgtgtagcaacttgcaacaatctttgactccaaaaatcaagtaagatcttcttttaagtcaaaaattgcaagcaagaatatggtcttatgcacaatcattggattcaccttttaaatggtcatcttaacccttcaagtcttgttgtaatctggtccattcataattcaaaacaattcaatctcagccatagattagtgtaccgttggagcttgtagtcttcaagaatatcttcataatctaagtcttgtctagttgcaaaatatactttctcatctcttacaaatttcaaccattgcatttgtcctttagcttcatcaattgtcttctcacaaaaatatgatcattgacctcaataaaggaagcatgtgcaagatcttgtttgatgaagacaagagatccttcaagtgaccaaacatgtccctccaatcttgatttcaaactctgaatttggcagcaccaatatatccatattatacagccctaaggctagttccaatcatcaatcaaaatgccttagtggaaggttgatgaacataggtttttcttggttttctagggatccaagctcatacttgaaaaccagacttcaattcacttgagcaaactgaattctgagtgatataacatcctcatgatgattaacctacaaagaaataggaggtagaactccccaattgcatgtaagctcaaagagcttcatatagagcgcataggttaattacattagaaaaacaacccagaaaattcgtattactgcatgataaatcattttatatatattagaatgtccacataaaatttcataacaatcggaaatcgtttggtcactcaaccaaacaatttgatcactaatagtgaaaccgataaattctaaatgtaaattcaaagtcattttgcaaactcagtgtaaatgaccttttcttttgaacttttctaaatcaaatatgttcatagtgatgaaactaagatgcacacgaaatttcatttaaatcggagttcatttggttcactacgttcacaaagaacacatatgcacaaaattaggtaaaacctagttttgacggaattta
Proteins encoded in this region:
- the LOC119985409 gene encoding stemmadenine O-acetyltransferase-like; this encodes MMKVSITRREIIKPSSPTPPNLKIFKLSLLDQVQVTSYAPVVFFYSSSNVHVVENMLLQRMQRLKISLSEALTQYYHFAGKFIDQTSIECNDQGAEFVEARVNCSLSDVLEQLDISQLEKLFSVDPRTLVTTEDFLVTVQANVFECGGMAIAICVTHKIVDAGSYYTFVEKWAAIARDSDDGVLPDLTIASSLFPPQDCILPTFDFPREKCVARRFVFSPSSIEALKTNCASTNVQRPTRTDVVVALLWKCLITTSKLLSGDSSNYMCTRAVNLRRRFSPPLPKHAVGNLLASLVTLMKVEDKNDLELQSIVALLRKRMQEFKFEQGQNIFGETNSEMMDLVSKAGAHYFYVTTSCGMSVYEADFGWGKPVWINVINLNMSNLVILNDMREGNGIEAIMYLTKEEMAVFERNHELLAFATLGHNIFEDTSRTSTSRL